In a single window of the candidate division KSB1 bacterium genome:
- a CDS encoding response regulator gives MEDNLTNQKVAKRFIEKLGYRVDVVFNGKEAVEVLKYSHYDLIFMDIQMPEMDGIEATKIIRNPESEVKNHNIPIIAMTAHALKGDRERMLDAGMDDYIAKPIRTKELAIVLERQLSANITLGQTSKRNPQKNMVDQSMIQDILDNSRN, from the coding sequence GTGGAAGATAATTTAACCAATCAAAAAGTTGCCAAACGTTTTATCGAAAAATTAGGCTACCGGGTGGATGTGGTGTTTAACGGAAAAGAAGCAGTTGAAGTGTTGAAATACAGTCATTACGATTTGATTTTTATGGATATTCAAATGCCAGAAATGGACGGAATCGAGGCAACAAAAATCATCCGAAACCCTGAATCAGAAGTTAAAAATCACAATATTCCTATAATCGCCATGACCGCACACGCTTTAAAGGGAGACCGGGAGAGGATGTTGGATGCGGGAATGGACGATTACATTGCCAAACCGATTCGCACAAAAGAGCTTGCAATTGTATTGGAAAGACAACTATCTGCAAACATTACGCTGGGGCAAACCTCAAAAAGAAATCCGCAAAAGAATATGGTGGATCAATCCATGATTCAGGATATCCTAGACAATTCTAGAAATTGA